The Cherax quadricarinatus isolate ZL_2023a chromosome 81, ASM3850222v1, whole genome shotgun sequence genome includes a region encoding these proteins:
- the LOC128699831 gene encoding serine-rich adhesin for platelets produces the protein MVDGTAYTMMVFITLLLAGLVTAAPAEEGSSSHLSRPSLAQDPTSGTIGDQRLEAAPISGVRNPDGHLIIRQPSSVLSLQGSEAFGSSSDHRPLASAADERGNQNDHFRQQGDTVFQARVQRSADTSLGSTSDHRPLASPGDEAGNQDGQLNISEHSPVNTRLQGSGGTAFGSTSDQRPLLSVAGGHGNQDSQLNIRDHFANNPHRHENRDAILGSASDHRPVIVPVVSHSDSERQLSGSNYPVVQVSGLNIRTDIENATTLDPTDTTTIEAATTTTEAATATDATAVKPTTSTATQGALSFLSSLFSGGLSHSRVNRDTWRTVYTVSQHDDHLSNNSQVTTNAADASTTDTPTTVTVSSTEIPTPLQ, from the exons CTGAAGAAGGAAGTTCCTCGCATCTTTCAAGACCTTCACTGGCCCAAGACCCCACCAGTGGGACCATTGGAGACCAGCGTCTTGAAGCCGCTCCGATCAGTGGTGTTAGAAACCCAGATGGGCATTTAATCATCCGTCAGCCTTCTTCAGTCTTGAGCCTGCAGGGTAGCGAGGCCTTTGGATCTTCAAGTGACCACCGTCCTCTAGCGTCAGCAGCTGACGAACGGGGAAACCAGAATGACCATTTCCGTCAGCAAGGAGACACAGTTTTCCAAGCGAGAGTACAGAGAAGCGCAGATACTAGCTTAGGATCCACTAGCGACCACCGTCCACTAGCATCACCTGGAGACGAAGCTGGAAATCAAGATGGCCAGTTGAACATTAGTGAACATTCTCCCGTTAACACGAGACTGCAAGGCAGCGGAGGCACTGCCTTCGGATCTACTAGCGACCAAAGGCCACTGCTGTCAGTAGCTGGCGGACACGGAAACCAAGACAGCCAGTTGAATATCAGGGACCATTTTGCCAACAACCCACACAGGCATGAGAACCGGGACGCTATCCTGGGCTCAGCAAGTGACCATCGTCCTGTGATAGTCCCAGTAGTTAGCCACTCAGACTCTGAGCGACAATTATCTGGATCCAATTATCCG GTCGTGCAAGTGTCAGGCCTCAACATCCGTACTGACATTGAAAACGCCACTACTCTTGaccccactgacaccaccactatcgaagctgccaccaccactaccgaaGCTGCCACTGCCACCGACGCCACGGCCGTcaaacccaccacctccaccgccacTCAAGGAGCTTTGAGCTTCCTAAGCTCCCTCTTCAGCGGCGGG TTAAGTCACTCACGAGTCAACAGGGATACCTGGCGGACAGTGTATACCGTCTCCCAACACGATGACCATCTCTCCAACAACAGTCAGGTCACCACAAATGCTGCAGACGCATCCACAACCGATACG CCGACTACAGTAACTGTGTCTTCCACTGAGATACCAACACCACTGCAgtaa
- the LOC128699832 gene encoding sericin 1 has translation MFTSLCVVSGTRLPKMWVLVWLSALIFTATVTSSPSDDGLFGNNWRSSLDFIDQPGLDTTVRFTGSQGDASLVSSVNHRNQADQFNHRNDQSPGFTRPQIRGGSTNFGVSSFPLNGPRTQDGRLNFGQQSPVFKTLSSTEGGAFGSQSDQRVVAIPLDDQDGQFRLRQQSPIIRRQVGSGTSFGSIVPVNDRNNQDSQFRLGQQIPFGRQVGGAPTFGPNIPVNDRNNLDNQFRLSQQIPFGRQVGSAPTFGPSIPVNDRNNPDGHFRIGQQSPIFTRLHVGSGNNFGFPNGPVNEQLSPDGQLNFGQQFPRRRQQGSSSNTFGFQNGQRDVTTFGSTNKDIQLNLRQQSPSFRRRQHGSNSSTLGSQSGHLDDFPSVDSKNTESQLSLRQQSPIFRRRQQGFGSSTVRSQTDHQDVDSTDKENQLNLRQQSPNFPKEHEEAIFGSPSEQRPIVIPAVEHLDQESKPDIRQSPSYTVLRLSGLNLLANDITTDHTRNSSHVATTTTASTTATTFGTTTTTIPPTLNFSTNSSHVATTTTASTTATTFGTTTTTIPPTLNFSTLFKGGLKKDMRVEGGESPAPGSSSKSTTGTTTASTPITPTIN, from the exons ATGTTCACTTCTCTCTGTGTGGTCAGCGGTACAAGACTTCCCAAGATGTGGGTCCTCGTATGGCTGTCAGCTTTAATCTTTACTGCCACAGTCACCTCTAGTCCGA GTGACGATGGTTTATTCGGGAATAACTGGCGTTCCTCCTTAGACTTTATAGATCAGCCTGGTCTGGACACCACCGTCAGGTTCACCGGCAGCCAAGGAGATGCCTCACTTGTCTCATCAGTCAACCACAGGAACCAAGCTGATCAGTTCAACCACCGCAACGATCAGTCTCCAGGTTTTACGAGACCACAGATCCGTGGAGGCAGCACCAACTTCGGTGTCTCCAGCTTCCCTCTGAACGGGCCGCGAACCCAAGACGGACGGTTGAACTTCGGGCAACAGTCTCCGGTCTTCAAGACCCTAAGTAGCACTGAAGGCGGTGCTTTCGGGTCCCAAAGTGATCAGCGTGTTGTTGCGATCCCATTGGATGACCAAGATGGACAGTTCAGATTACGTCAACAATCACCCATCATTAGGAGACAAGTGGGCAGTGGCACCAGTTTTGGATCTATCGTCCCTGTGAACGACCGTAACAATCAAGATAGCCAGTTCAGACTTGGTCAACAAATTCCCTTTGGGAGACAGGTAGGCGGTGCTCCCACCTTCGGACCCAACATCCCTGTGAACGACCGCAACAATCTAGATAACCAGTTCAGACTTAGTCAACAAATTCCCTTCGGGAGACAGGTAGGCAGTGCTCCCACTTTCGGACCCAGCATCCCTGTGAACGACCGCAACAATCCGGATGGACATTTTAGGATTGGTCAACAATCTCCCATATTCACGAGACTACATGTAGGCAGTGGGAACAACTTCGGCTTCCCTAACGGCCCTGTAAACGAACAACTTAGTCCAGATGGTCAGCTGAACTTCGGACAGCAGTTTCCCAGGAGACGCCAACAAGGAAGCAGTAGCAACACCTTCGGCTTCCAGAACGGCCAACGAGATGTAACCACATTCGGTTCCACAAACAAAGACATCCAATTGAACCTCCGTCAGCAATCTCCGAGCTTCAGGAGACGTCAACATGGGAGCAATAGTAGCACCTTGGGTTCCCAGAGCGGCCACTTAGATGATTTCCCATCAGTCGACTCCAAAAACACAGAAAGCCAGTTGAGCCTCCGTCAGCAGTCTCCCATCTTCAGAAGACGCCAACAAGGATTTGGAAGCAGCACTGTCAGATCCCAGACCGACCACCAAGATGTCGACTCCACGGACAAAGAAAACCAGTTGAACCTCCGTCAGCAGTCTCCCAACTTCCCAAAAGAACATGAAGAGGCCATATTCGGGTCCCCAAGTGAACAGCGACCTATAGTAATCCCAGCAGTGGAGCACCTCGATCAAGAGAGCAAACCGGACATTCGTCAGTCTCCCAGTTACACG GTTTTACGGCTGTCTGGTCTTAATCTCCTAGCAAACGACATTACCACCGACCACACTAGAAACTCCTCCcacgtagccaccaccaccacagctagcaccacagctaccaccttcggaaccaccacaaccacaatcccaCCAACGCTGAACTTCAGCACAAACTCCTCCcacgtagccaccaccaccacagctagcaccacagctaccaccttcggaaccaccacaaccacaatcccaCCAACGCTGAACTTCAGCACACTCTTCAAAGGCGGG CTTAAAAAAGATATGCGGGTTGAGGGAGGTGAGTCTCCAGCTCCTGGTTCCTCAAGCAAGTCGACCACTGGaaccaccactgccagtacccCCATAACTCCTACGATCAATTAG